A single region of the Nocardioides aquaticus genome encodes:
- the coaBC gene encoding bifunctional phosphopantothenoylcysteine decarboxylase/phosphopantothenate--cysteine ligase CoaBC, whose product MVLGVAGGIAAYKACELLRRLTETGHDVTVVPTAAALEFVGAPTWAALSGRPVASDVWSGVHEVPHVRLGQQADLVVVAPATADLLARAAHGLADDLLTNTLLTARCPVVLAPAMHTEMWEHPATRANVATLRSRGVVVVEPAEGRLTGADTGKGRLPDPAEIAAVALEVLARGVAAPDLAGRTVVVSAGGTRERIDPVRFLGNRSSGLQGYALARAAAARGARVRLVAANTALPDPAGVSVVHVETTAELRAAVLAARDGADAVVMAAAPADFRPVGEEQHKIKKAADGSAPVLELTQNPDVLRELAETRRAGEVLVGFAAETGDDATGVLDLARAKLARKGCDLLVVNDVSGGAVFGQADNQAVVLAADGAEVDVPRGPKSALAHVVWDQVALRLAAPPAADAPARQL is encoded by the coding sequence GTGGTCCTCGGCGTGGCCGGCGGGATCGCGGCCTACAAGGCCTGCGAGCTGCTGCGCCGCCTGACCGAGACGGGCCACGACGTCACCGTCGTGCCGACCGCCGCGGCGCTGGAGTTCGTCGGCGCGCCCACCTGGGCCGCGCTCTCCGGGCGCCCGGTCGCCTCCGACGTGTGGTCCGGCGTGCACGAGGTGCCCCACGTGCGGCTCGGCCAGCAGGCCGACCTCGTCGTCGTGGCCCCGGCCACCGCCGACCTGCTCGCCCGGGCCGCGCACGGCCTGGCCGACGACCTGCTCACCAACACCCTGCTGACCGCGCGCTGCCCGGTCGTGCTCGCCCCGGCGATGCACACCGAGATGTGGGAGCACCCCGCCACCCGCGCCAACGTCGCCACGCTCCGCTCGCGCGGGGTGGTCGTCGTCGAGCCCGCCGAGGGCCGGCTGACCGGCGCCGACACCGGGAAGGGACGCCTGCCCGACCCGGCCGAGATCGCCGCCGTCGCCCTCGAGGTGTTGGCCCGCGGGGTCGCCGCCCCGGACCTCGCCGGGCGTACCGTCGTGGTGTCGGCCGGCGGCACCCGCGAGCGCATCGACCCGGTCCGGTTCCTCGGCAACCGCTCGTCGGGCCTGCAGGGCTACGCCCTGGCCCGCGCCGCCGCGGCCCGGGGCGCCCGGGTCCGCCTGGTCGCCGCCAACACCGCCCTGCCGGACCCGGCCGGCGTCTCGGTGGTCCACGTCGAGACCACCGCCGAGCTGCGCGCGGCCGTGCTCGCCGCCCGCGACGGCGCCGACGCCGTGGTGATGGCCGCCGCCCCCGCCGACTTCCGCCCGGTCGGGGAGGAGCAGCACAAGATCAAGAAGGCCGCCGACGGCTCCGCGCCGGTCCTGGAGCTGACCCAGAACCCCGACGTCCTGCGCGAGCTGGCCGAGACCCGACGCGCCGGCGAGGTGCTGGTCGGCTTCGCCGCCGAGACCGGCGACGACGCCACGGGCGTGCTCGACCTGGCCCGCGCCAAGCTCGCCCGCAAGGGGTGCGACCTGCTCGTGGTCAACGACGTCAGCGGGGGAGCGGTCTTCGGCCAGGCCGACAACCAGGCCGTCGTGCTCGCCGCCGACGGCGCCGAGGTCGACGTGCCCCGCGGACCGAAGTCGGCGCTGGCCCACGTGGTGTGGGACCAGGTCGCGCTCCGGCTCGCAGCCCCGCCCGCCGCCGACGCGCCCGCCCGCCAGCTGTAA
- the metK gene encoding methionine adenosyltransferase, with product MPGRLFTSESVTEGHPDKIADQISDSILDAMLAQDPHSRVAVETLLTTGLVVVAGEVTTTGYVDIKQVVRDRILEIGYDHSDKGFDGESCGVMVAIGGQSGDIAQGVDTGHESRTGSVDAMDKQGAGDQGLMFGYACDDTAELMPLPIKIAQTLSERLSAVRKDGTLPYLRPDGKTQVTIEYDADNRPVRVDTVVLSTQHAEEVELDTLEPEIKKHVIDHVLAQFDIPSADYRLLVNPTGRFVVGGPMGDAGLTGRKIIVDTYGGMARHGGGAFSGKDPSKVDRSAAYAMRWVAKNVVAAGLARRCEAQVAYAIGKAQPVGVFIETFGTGTVPDEKIQAAVLDVFDLRPAAIVQDLDLLRPIYARTAAYGHFGREHEDFTWERTDRADALRAAVGA from the coding sequence GTGCCTGGACGTCTCTTCACCTCTGAATCGGTCACCGAGGGTCACCCGGACAAGATCGCCGACCAGATCAGCGACTCGATCCTCGACGCCATGCTCGCCCAGGACCCGCACAGCCGGGTCGCGGTCGAGACCCTGCTGACCACCGGCCTGGTCGTGGTCGCGGGCGAGGTGACCACCACCGGCTACGTCGACATCAAGCAGGTCGTGCGCGACCGGATCCTCGAGATCGGCTACGACCACTCCGACAAGGGCTTCGACGGCGAGAGCTGCGGCGTCATGGTCGCGATCGGCGGCCAGTCCGGTGACATCGCCCAGGGCGTCGACACCGGCCACGAGTCCCGTACGGGCTCCGTCGACGCCATGGACAAGCAGGGCGCCGGCGACCAGGGCCTGATGTTCGGCTACGCCTGCGACGACACCGCCGAGCTGATGCCGCTGCCGATCAAGATCGCGCAGACGCTCTCGGAGCGGCTCTCGGCCGTGCGCAAGGACGGGACGCTGCCCTACCTGCGCCCCGACGGCAAGACCCAGGTCACGATCGAGTACGACGCCGACAACCGCCCGGTCCGCGTCGACACCGTCGTGCTGTCGACCCAGCACGCCGAGGAGGTCGAGCTGGACACCCTCGAGCCCGAGATCAAGAAGCACGTCATCGACCACGTGCTCGCGCAGTTCGACATCCCCTCGGCCGACTACCGGCTGCTGGTCAACCCGACCGGGCGCTTCGTGGTCGGTGGCCCGATGGGCGACGCCGGCCTGACCGGCCGCAAGATCATCGTCGACACCTACGGCGGGATGGCCCGCCACGGCGGCGGCGCGTTCTCCGGCAAGGACCCCTCGAAGGTCGACCGCTCGGCGGCCTACGCCATGCGCTGGGTGGCCAAGAACGTCGTGGCCGCGGGTCTGGCCCGTCGTTGCGAGGCCCAGGTCGCCTACGCCATCGGCAAGGCGCAGCCGGTCGGGGTCTTCATCGAGACCTTCGGCACCGGCACCGTGCCCGACGAGAAGATCCAGGCCGCCGTGCTCGACGTCTTCGACCTGCGCCCGGCCGCCATCGTGCAGGACCTCGACCTGCTGCGCCCGATCTACGCCCGCACCGCGGCGTACGGCCACTTCGGCCGCGAGCACGAGGACTTCACCTGGGAGCGCACCGACCGCGCCGACGCCCTGCGCGCGGCCGTCGGCGCCTGA
- a CDS encoding primosome assembly protein PriA (binding of PriA to forked DNA starts the assembly of the primosome, also possesses 3'-5' helicase activity), giving the protein MRQEVRVSQARARETRARKAAAAATAEVDPVARVLVDAPLAHLDRDFDYSVPASMSEAARPGVRVKVRFAGHEADGYVLERTASSAHGGTLTPLRRVVGAEPVLSPVVAGLAAEVAERYAGTRADVLRLAVPPRHAAAEKQPTVPAAEPARWDAQAAAAAWADHDTGEAFLRHLREGGAPRAAWHPAPGTDWPRSLAHAAAATLAGGRGSLLCVPDGRDVARVSAALEDVLGPGHHVALTAEAGPAARYRDFLAVSRGVRRVVVGTRAAALAPVHDLGLVAVWDDGDDLLAEPRAPYPHAREVLLLRAAREGTAALVGGFGATAEAAYLLRTGWARPLRATRATVRDRVRVEVAGATDLARERDPHGRGARVPAAAHAVLRAGLEQGPVLVQTPRRGYAAALACDRCRTPCRCPRCTGPLALVGPLEPPVCRWCATPAQAWTCPECGGHGLRAPVVGDVRTAEELGRAFPRARVRTSAGDRVLAHVDATPQVVVATPGAEPVAEGGYAAVLLLDAWLLLDRVDLRAEEEALRRWSNAVALARPGARAVVVADPAHPAVQALVRWDQPGHAEREVDQRREAHLPPSSRLASLTAEPGALDDALTLLAPPGSAEVLGPAPVADGRERVVVRVPRGEGVALSRALGELQRVRSARKLDPVRVQVDPPTL; this is encoded by the coding sequence GTGCGCCAGGAGGTCCGCGTCTCCCAGGCCCGCGCCCGCGAGACCCGGGCCCGCAAGGCCGCCGCGGCGGCCACCGCCGAGGTCGACCCGGTGGCCCGCGTCCTCGTCGACGCCCCGCTGGCCCACCTCGACCGCGACTTCGACTACTCGGTGCCGGCGTCGATGTCCGAGGCCGCCCGTCCGGGCGTGCGGGTCAAGGTCCGCTTCGCTGGGCACGAGGCCGACGGTTACGTCCTGGAGCGGACGGCGAGCTCGGCCCACGGCGGGACGCTGACCCCGCTGCGCCGCGTCGTCGGGGCGGAGCCGGTGCTCTCACCGGTCGTGGCCGGGCTGGCCGCCGAGGTCGCCGAGCGGTACGCCGGCACCCGCGCCGACGTGCTCCGCCTCGCGGTCCCACCGCGCCACGCGGCGGCCGAGAAGCAGCCCACCGTCCCCGCGGCCGAGCCGGCCCGCTGGGACGCCCAGGCGGCCGCTGCGGCCTGGGCCGACCACGACACGGGGGAGGCGTTCCTGCGCCACCTGCGCGAGGGCGGCGCCCCCCGCGCCGCCTGGCACCCGGCCCCCGGCACCGACTGGCCGCGCTCGCTGGCCCACGCCGCCGCGGCCACCCTGGCCGGCGGCCGGGGGTCCCTGCTCTGCGTGCCCGACGGGCGCGACGTCGCGCGGGTCTCGGCCGCGCTGGAGGACGTGCTGGGCCCCGGCCACCACGTCGCGCTGACCGCCGAGGCCGGCCCGGCCGCGCGCTACCGTGACTTCCTGGCCGTCTCCCGCGGGGTGCGCCGGGTCGTGGTCGGCACCCGCGCCGCGGCCCTGGCGCCGGTGCACGACCTGGGGCTGGTGGCGGTGTGGGACGACGGCGACGACCTGCTGGCCGAGCCGCGCGCGCCCTACCCCCACGCCCGCGAGGTGCTGCTGCTGCGCGCCGCCCGGGAGGGGACCGCAGCGCTGGTCGGCGGGTTCGGCGCCACGGCCGAGGCGGCGTACCTGCTGCGCACCGGGTGGGCGCGGCCGCTGCGCGCCACCCGGGCGACCGTGCGCGACCGGGTGCGCGTCGAGGTGGCCGGCGCCACCGACCTCGCCCGGGAGCGCGACCCGCACGGGCGCGGCGCGCGGGTGCCCGCAGCCGCCCACGCCGTGCTCCGCGCCGGCCTGGAGCAGGGCCCCGTCCTGGTGCAGACGCCGCGCCGGGGGTACGCCGCCGCGCTGGCCTGCGACCGCTGCCGCACCCCGTGCCGCTGCCCGCGGTGCACCGGCCCGCTGGCGCTGGTGGGCCCGCTCGAGCCGCCGGTCTGCCGCTGGTGCGCGACCCCGGCGCAGGCGTGGACCTGCCCGGAGTGCGGCGGGCACGGCCTGCGGGCCCCGGTCGTCGGCGACGTCCGCACCGCCGAGGAGCTCGGCCGGGCCTTCCCGCGGGCCCGGGTGCGCACCTCGGCCGGTGACCGCGTCCTGGCCCACGTCGACGCGACCCCCCAGGTCGTGGTCGCCACGCCCGGCGCCGAACCGGTCGCCGAGGGCGGCTACGCCGCGGTGCTGCTCCTCGACGCGTGGCTGCTCCTGGACCGCGTCGACCTGCGCGCCGAGGAGGAGGCGCTGCGCCGCTGGAGCAACGCGGTGGCCCTGGCCCGCCCGGGTGCCCGCGCTGTCGTGGTCGCCGACCCCGCCCACCCGGCCGTGCAGGCGCTGGTGCGCTGGGACCAGCCCGGCCACGCCGAGCGGGAGGTGGACCAGCGCCGCGAGGCCCACCTGCCCCCGTCCTCCCGGCTGGCCAGCCTCACCGCCGAGCCCGGAGCGCTCGACGACGCGCTGACCCTGCTCGCCCCGCCGGGCTCGGCCGAGGTCCTCGGCCCGGCCCCGGTCGCCGACGGCCGGGAGCGCGTGGTCGTCCGGGTGCCGCGGGGCGAGGGGGTCGCCCTGTCCCGCGCGCTGGGGGAGCTCCAGCGGGTCCGGTCCGCCCGCAAGCTCGACCCCGTCCGCGTCCAGGTCGACCCCCCGACGCTCTGA
- the rpoZ gene encoding DNA-directed RNA polymerase subunit omega, with amino-acid sequence MSSPNIGAEGVTNPPIDDLLTKTDSKYQLVLYSAKRARQINAYYSQLGEGLLEYVGPLVETHVQEKPLSIALREIDGDLLTCEAVDPAELAAEEAAAAQAQADAAATAQNG; translated from the coding sequence GTGTCCAGCCCCAACATCGGCGCCGAGGGTGTCACCAACCCGCCCATCGACGACCTGCTGACCAAGACCGACAGCAAGTACCAGCTGGTGCTCTACAGCGCCAAGCGCGCCCGGCAGATCAACGCCTACTACTCCCAGCTCGGCGAGGGCCTGCTGGAGTACGTCGGCCCGCTCGTCGAGACCCACGTCCAGGAGAAGCCGCTCTCGATCGCGCTCCGCGAGATCGACGGCGACCTGCTGACCTGCGAGGCGGTCGACCCCGCCGAGCTCGCCGCCGAGGAGGCCGCCGCCGCCCAGGCGCAGGCCGACGCCGCGGCCACCGCGCAGAACGGCTGA